Proteins encoded by one window of Parabacteroides sp. FAFU027:
- the thiL gene encoding thiamine-phosphate kinase, whose protein sequence is MEKQRTEISTLGEFGLIKHLTETFELKNSSSKKGVGDDAAVLEYTDKQILITTDLLLEGIHFDLTYVPLKHLGYKSAVVNFSDVYAMNGRPKQLTISLGLSKRFSIEDLEEFYTGLKLACEVYGVDLIGGDTSASMTGLTISITCLGEGEKETIAYRNGAKENDLICVSGDLGAAYMGLQLLEREKHVLKGTTTVQPDFSGKEYILERQLKPEARKDIVDALAGKGIVPTSMIDISDGLSSELLHICTQSNVGCRIYEERIPIDYQTATMAEEFNMNLVTAAMNGGEDYELLFTVPLEKHDDVSAIEGIRVIGHVTNASLGKCMITRDGGEIELKAQGWNSLSH, encoded by the coding sequence ATGGAGAAACAACGAACTGAAATATCCACTTTAGGAGAATTCGGTCTGATCAAGCACCTGACCGAAACCTTTGAACTAAAAAATTCATCCAGCAAAAAAGGCGTTGGTGACGATGCCGCTGTGCTGGAATATACAGATAAACAAATACTCATCACGACCGACCTGCTGCTCGAAGGCATTCACTTCGACCTGACCTATGTGCCGTTGAAGCATTTGGGCTATAAATCGGCGGTGGTAAACTTTTCGGACGTTTACGCCATGAATGGTCGTCCGAAACAATTAACGATCTCTCTCGGTCTCTCAAAGCGCTTTTCGATCGAAGATCTGGAGGAGTTTTATACCGGTCTGAAGCTGGCTTGTGAAGTCTATGGCGTGGATTTGATTGGGGGTGACACATCAGCCTCTATGACCGGACTGACTATCTCCATCACCTGTCTGGGAGAAGGAGAAAAAGAAACAATTGCATACCGCAACGGCGCGAAAGAAAATGACCTCATCTGTGTTTCGGGAGATTTAGGTGCTGCCTACATGGGATTGCAACTTCTGGAACGTGAGAAACACGTACTGAAGGGAACCACCACCGTACAACCTGACTTCTCCGGAAAAGAGTATATCCTCGAACGCCAGCTCAAACCCGAGGCACGTAAAGACATCGTGGATGCTTTGGCCGGTAAGGGTATTGTTCCAACTTCAATGATTGATATATCAGACGGTCTTTCCTCTGAATTGCTGCATATCTGCACCCAGAGCAATGTGGGTTGCCGCATCTACGAAGAGCGAATCCCTATCGATTACCAAACTGCCACCATGGCTGAGGAGTTCAACATGAACCTTGTAACCGCGGCGATGAATGGTGGTGAAGATTACGAACTGCTTTTCACCGTTCCTCTGGAGAAACATGATGATGTTTCGGCCATCGAGGGCATCAGAGTGATCGGCCACGTTACCAATGCCTCGTTAGGTAAATGTATGATTACCCGTGACGGAGGCGAAATAGAACTTAAAGCTCAGGGTTGGAATTCTTTGAGTCACTGA
- a CDS encoding DUF4469 domain-containing protein, producing MATTDNNSVIVELYDLSITERKDDRFGRVVTTKSLTENDLINIAVARRTDLNPVTLKASMEILKEIAKEQIANGASVSFGLGYFSLLVNGVFIGDNAKWDDTKHSLSVRVSPTADLRSATNSATVDVRGMAETGTVINSLFDVTSKEVNSRLTPSSGVQLAGSKIKIAGDNPANGISLINQVTHEVIAIPSSALLLNDPSKIIFIVPQTLPQGDYKLSLTTQFSNSVQTLKEPRTYLFDYLLNV from the coding sequence ATGGCTACAACAGATAACAATAGTGTAATCGTAGAGCTTTACGATCTGTCGATTACCGAACGGAAAGATGACCGCTTTGGCCGTGTCGTGACCACAAAATCATTGACCGAGAATGACCTGATTAATATCGCAGTTGCCCGTCGTACCGACCTCAATCCCGTAACACTCAAGGCATCTATGGAGATCCTGAAAGAAATTGCGAAAGAGCAAATTGCAAACGGAGCCTCTGTATCCTTTGGCCTTGGTTATTTTAGCCTTTTGGTAAATGGCGTTTTCATTGGGGATAATGCCAAATGGGACGATACAAAACATAGTTTGTCAGTCCGGGTATCACCCACAGCTGATCTTCGCAGTGCAACAAACTCGGCGACAGTCGATGTGCGGGGAATGGCCGAAACAGGCACTGTGATCAATTCCCTTTTTGATGTTACCTCCAAAGAGGTAAACAGCAGATTAACTCCAAGTAGTGGGGTTCAGTTGGCAGGTAGTAAAATTAAGATCGCAGGAGATAATCCGGCCAATGGCATTAGCCTGATCAATCAGGTCACCCATGAGGTCATCGCGATTCCATCTAGCGCTCTTCTGCTAAATGATCCGTCAAAAATCATTTTCATAGTTCCTCAAACATTGCCCCAGGGAGATTACAAACTGAGTCTCACCACTCAATTCTCTAACTCTGTGCAAACTTTGAAAGAACCCCGAACTTATCTGTTTGACTATCTATTGAACGTCTGA
- a CDS encoding nuclear transport factor 2 family protein, translated as MKTTLAIILAGVLLLGLHNQVKAQELTRQQKSTIEQQVDSVFLTMVKAAEDLDYGKISTGVDDRYNAGSIVNGIYYAKYDSLVSVLKGNLRVGTKQGIEIKNKKITALSERISLLTTSGDADVEPTGGQSFHVSFFWSFVYEKTDNGWKVIQSHQSGVR; from the coding sequence ATGAAAACAACACTGGCTATTATTTTAGCCGGCGTCCTGCTATTAGGACTCCATAATCAGGTAAAAGCTCAGGAGCTGACTCGTCAGCAAAAATCAACGATAGAGCAGCAGGTTGATTCTGTTTTCCTTACGATGGTAAAGGCTGCTGAAGATCTGGATTACGGTAAAATAAGTACGGGCGTTGACGACAGGTACAATGCCGGGTCTATTGTGAACGGGATATATTATGCAAAGTATGATTCGTTGGTTTCGGTATTAAAAGGCAACTTGCGTGTCGGGACAAAACAAGGTATTGAAATTAAGAATAAGAAGATTACTGCCCTGTCTGAACGGATTTCGCTTTTGACTACATCGGGAGATGCAGATGTTGAGCCAACCGGCGGGCAATCCTTTCATGTCAGTTTCTTCTGGTCTTTTGTCTATGAGAAGACTGACAACGGGTGGAAAGTAATCCAATCCCATCAATCGGGAGTGCGTTAA
- a CDS encoding peptidase domain-containing ABC transporter produces the protein MITQMNIKIKQHDITDCGAACLASVAAYYKLKLPLARIRQIAGTDKKGTNLFGLLKAAEQIGFQAKGVQGNPESLSTIPTPAIAHVIINQKLEHYIVIYSVGKNVLKYMDPADGLMHKSSFSEFEKIWSGILLLLIPDEDFETGNQRISNLTRFIHLLKPHKSILYQAIIGAMAYTIIGLSSAIYIQKITDNVMINGNINLLNLLSCAMLVILVVQLFVGATKSIFMLQMGQKIDAQLILGYYKHLLKLPQHFFDTMRVGEIISRVNDAVKIRAFINETVVGMVVNLFIVAFSFLLMFIYSGKLALIMSAIIPFYLFLYWLTNRLNKKQERKLMENSAELESQLVESITSVKTIKQFGIENFANIKTEMRFVTLLDTVYKSGMNSVFSTFSSEFLTRTFTIIILWAGTYLVLDKTITPGELLSFYALIGYFTNPMRSLIDMNKNTQNAMIAADRLFDIMDLEREEETDKSNLKREYVGDIRFEDVSFSYGTRTDVFDQFSFTIPKGKLTAIIGESGSGKTTLAALLQKLYPIKSGKIYIGDHNIDFYTNSSLRQLISSVPQQLDLFSGSIIENIAVGEFNPDIERVINLCKELGMINFIEKLPNGLASQIGENGATLSGGQRQRLAIARALYKDPEILILDEATSALDSESEFYVQKMVQQMVREGKTVIVIAHRLSTVVKADKIAVMYEGSIIEEGTHRELFNLQGSYYKMWQKQIPSELFDQIFA, from the coding sequence ATGATAACACAAATGAATATCAAAATAAAACAACATGATATCACGGATTGCGGAGCAGCCTGTCTGGCTTCAGTCGCCGCTTATTATAAGCTAAAACTACCACTAGCCCGCATCCGTCAGATCGCCGGTACTGATAAGAAGGGAACGAACTTATTCGGATTACTCAAGGCTGCCGAACAAATTGGGTTTCAGGCAAAAGGGGTACAAGGAAATCCGGAATCGTTGTCAACCATCCCTACTCCTGCCATTGCACATGTCATCATTAATCAGAAACTGGAGCATTATATAGTTATTTACTCCGTCGGTAAGAATGTATTAAAATATATGGATCCGGCTGACGGACTGATGCACAAGTCCTCATTCTCAGAATTCGAGAAGATCTGGTCAGGAATTCTATTACTCTTAATACCTGATGAAGACTTTGAGACCGGGAATCAGCGTATATCAAACCTTACTCGTTTTATTCACTTATTAAAACCACACAAGAGTATATTATACCAGGCTATCATTGGAGCTATGGCCTATACTATCATCGGATTGTCTTCAGCAATTTACATTCAAAAGATAACCGATAATGTCATGATCAATGGAAATATTAACCTGCTCAACCTGTTGAGTTGTGCTATGCTGGTTATCCTGGTCGTTCAGCTATTTGTTGGAGCTACAAAAAGCATTTTTATGCTACAAATGGGTCAGAAAATCGACGCACAACTTATTTTGGGCTACTATAAGCATTTGCTTAAGCTCCCCCAGCATTTTTTCGATACAATGAGGGTGGGCGAAATCATTTCCCGGGTAAATGACGCCGTTAAGATCAGGGCTTTTATCAACGAGACAGTTGTGGGGATGGTCGTAAATCTGTTTATAGTCGCCTTTTCATTCCTCCTGATGTTTATTTATTCAGGAAAACTGGCATTAATTATGTCGGCTATTATCCCTTTTTACCTGTTTCTATACTGGCTGACTAATCGCCTTAACAAAAAACAGGAACGCAAACTTATGGAGAACTCTGCGGAGCTTGAGAGCCAGCTGGTGGAATCCATCACTTCAGTAAAGACCATCAAGCAGTTCGGGATTGAGAATTTTGCAAATATCAAAACCGAGATGCGCTTCGTAACATTATTGGATACGGTTTATAAGTCAGGGATGAATTCTGTCTTTTCAACCTTTTCATCTGAATTTCTAACGAGGACTTTTACCATTATTATCCTTTGGGCAGGAACCTATCTGGTATTGGATAAAACTATCACTCCGGGAGAACTGCTCTCTTTCTATGCATTGATCGGATATTTTACCAATCCGATGAGATCTTTGATCGATATGAATAAAAACACGCAGAATGCTATGATTGCTGCTGACCGCCTGTTTGACATTATGGATCTTGAGCGGGAAGAAGAGACCGACAAATCGAATCTTAAACGGGAATATGTGGGAGATATCCGGTTCGAGGATGTATCCTTCAGTTATGGAACCAGAACAGATGTGTTTGATCAGTTTTCATTTACTATTCCAAAAGGGAAGTTAACTGCAATCATCGGAGAAAGCGGCTCGGGTAAAACAACTCTCGCTGCATTACTTCAGAAACTTTATCCGATTAAAAGCGGCAAAATATATATCGGTGATCACAACATTGACTTTTACACTAATAGTAGCCTACGTCAATTAATCAGTAGTGTTCCTCAACAACTGGATCTTTTCTCCGGGAGCATTATCGAGAACATTGCGGTAGGAGAATTTAATCCGGATATCGAGCGAGTCATTAACCTATGCAAGGAACTTGGCATGATCAACTTTATAGAGAAATTGCCAAATGGATTAGCATCGCAGATCGGAGAAAACGGGGCGACGCTATCAGGTGGACAAAGGCAGCGACTGGCTATTGCCAGGGCACTGTACAAAGACCCTGAGATCTTAATATTAGATGAAGCTACTTCAGCTCTCGATTCGGAATCTGAGTTTTACGTCCAAAAGATGGTACAACAAATGGTTCGTGAAGGAAAAACCGTTATTGTAATTGCTCACCGGCTAAGTACAGTCGTGAAAGCCGATAAGATTGCTGTCATGTATGAAGGGTCTATTATAGAAGAAGGTACCCACCGGGAATTATTCAATCTGCAAGGTTCATATTACAAGATGTGGCAAAAGCAAATCCCCAGTGAACTTTTTGATCAAATCTTTGCTTAG
- a CDS encoding response regulator transcription factor, producing the protein MKVLLIEDDANLAFMLIDGLESEGFEVLHLNKGEEALKAFERFSPDIILLDVNLKGVLNGFEVGRTVRQSGNIPIIFTTARTQYEDLQQGFGIGNVDYLKKPYSIRELSLRINALLSRPGNQPAIEPNSLQTDKKIGKYLFNPVEHCLTIDHETIHLPKNECLVLNLLVDKQGKVVQRNDILNAVWGEKEGFMRESSLNNILSSLRSKLSSDSQVVIQSIPKVGCKLIILEQ; encoded by the coding sequence ATGAAAGTCTTATTAATTGAAGATGACGCCAATCTGGCATTTATGCTTATTGATGGCCTGGAGAGTGAAGGTTTTGAAGTTCTTCATTTAAATAAAGGAGAAGAGGCATTGAAGGCCTTTGAACGTTTCTCCCCTGATATTATCCTGTTAGATGTAAATCTAAAGGGCGTATTAAACGGATTCGAAGTCGGAAGGACCGTTCGACAGTCCGGCAACATCCCTATAATCTTTACGACAGCCCGTACTCAATATGAAGACCTGCAGCAGGGATTTGGCATAGGAAATGTTGACTATCTGAAAAAACCATACAGTATCAGAGAGTTAAGCCTTCGGATCAATGCACTTCTATCAAGACCGGGTAACCAACCTGCTATTGAGCCGAACAGTCTGCAAACGGATAAGAAAATAGGAAAGTACCTGTTTAATCCGGTCGAGCATTGTTTGACGATTGATCATGAAACGATTCATTTGCCTAAGAATGAATGTCTTGTGTTGAACTTATTGGTCGATAAGCAGGGGAAGGTTGTTCAACGGAATGATATATTAAACGCTGTATGGGGCGAAAAAGAGGGATTTATGAGGGAATCATCACTAAATAATATTTTATCATCTCTCCGGTCGAAACTCAGTTCCGATTCGCAGGTTGTGATTCAGTCTATCCCCAAAGTGGGTTGTAAGTTGATCATTCTGGAGCAATAA
- a CDS encoding mannose-1-phosphate guanylyltransferase codes for MGNNYCVIMGGGIGSRFWPFSRTHLPKQFLDFFGTGRSLLQMTYDRFAKILPKENIIIVTNEGYAGLIKEQLPELSDAQILFEPQRRNTAPCIAWASYHIRSKNPNANIVVAPSDHLILNEEEFVNTIQNGLNFVKDKKTLLTLGMTPNRPETGYGYIQIGEEVKGNIKKVKTFTEKPNLELAKVFLQTGEFFWNSGIFLWNVNSIISEFERQLPDVAEIFAAGNNAYNTPEEQEFIDLNFPACPNISIDYGIMEKAEEVAVLCAEFGWSDLGTWGSLYDISPKDGDANVTLKCESLTYDSKSNMIVLPKGKLAVVQGLEGYIIVESDNVLLICKKDDEQRIRQFVVDTQMKLGEEYV; via the coding sequence ATGGGAAACAATTATTGTGTGATTATGGGCGGTGGTATAGGAAGCCGTTTCTGGCCATTTAGCCGCACACACTTACCTAAACAATTTCTGGACTTCTTTGGTACAGGCCGCTCTCTGCTGCAAATGACTTATGATCGATTTGCCAAAATTCTGCCCAAAGAGAACATCATAATCGTAACAAATGAAGGCTATGCGGGATTAATCAAAGAGCAATTGCCGGAACTGAGTGATGCTCAGATTTTGTTTGAACCGCAACGCCGTAATACAGCTCCCTGTATTGCATGGGCTTCATATCATATCCGCAGTAAAAATCCGAATGCCAATATTGTAGTTGCCCCTTCTGACCATTTGATTCTGAATGAAGAGGAGTTTGTAAATACGATTCAAAACGGATTGAATTTCGTAAAGGATAAAAAAACGCTGCTTACGTTAGGGATGACTCCTAACCGTCCCGAAACCGGATATGGATATATTCAGATCGGAGAAGAGGTAAAGGGGAATATCAAAAAAGTAAAGACATTTACCGAGAAACCAAATCTGGAACTGGCTAAGGTGTTCCTGCAAACCGGTGAATTCTTCTGGAACTCAGGTATTTTCTTGTGGAATGTAAACAGCATCATTTCCGAATTTGAGAGACAATTACCAGATGTCGCTGAAATCTTTGCCGCCGGAAATAACGCCTATAATACTCCAGAAGAGCAAGAGTTTATTGATTTGAACTTTCCTGCTTGTCCCAATATCTCGATTGACTATGGTATTATGGAAAAAGCGGAAGAGGTGGCAGTGCTTTGTGCTGAGTTCGGTTGGTCTGATCTAGGAACCTGGGGATCACTTTATGATATCTCACCCAAAGATGGAGACGCAAACGTGACACTGAAATGCGAATCACTGACTTACGATTCCAAATCGAATATGATTGTATTGCCTAAAGGAAAACTGGCTGTAGTACAGGGTTTGGAAGGATATATTATCGTAGAGTCGGACAATGTGCTTCTGATTTGCAAAAAAGATGATGAGCAGAGAATCCGTCAGTTTGTGGTAGATACCCAGATGAAATTGGGTGAAGAGTACGTATAA
- a CDS encoding sensor histidine kinase — MIFFKNILSAKARIITYLSILSLILVLGLQVYVVYDYFRLTRYALSKEINRAFDEACEKEVSLRFKSLFSFKGSSPKMKVSTSSKDKDVVVYDFDKMNVDKKNVMGLFNSMVSDFTNKRIPLNLQLLDSITRITLEKHNINPEFSICLDNKQSGKRIFSTKTFNADINSRFVITSKLHPLAYDQQQSLQLILLNPLSNIIKRMGLLLAGSILLALLCLYGIWFLFRTLAYQKQLNAMKNDFFGHTAHELKRPVAHLMMALEALSRPSIDENKLKKERYLAISKEATRDMSEKIAMIMTLSMAEEGMFRLNYSEFDLNEVIEVLKEKFTAVAEKCVSIYVQNIEEKTMISADKEHLTQSIANLIDNAIKYSNDSVHITISVQSKGKDLILCVKDNGIGIAQDKISSVFQKYTRLNTVEGSPAGFGIGLSYVKTVIEKHAGRIEVISELAKGSEFKIQMPVLS; from the coding sequence ATGATATTTTTCAAAAACATACTATCAGCTAAAGCCCGCATCATTACCTATCTGTCAATATTAAGTCTGATATTGGTGTTGGGTTTGCAGGTTTATGTTGTGTATGATTATTTTCGGCTGACTCGTTATGCGCTTTCAAAAGAGATAAACAGGGCGTTTGATGAAGCTTGTGAAAAGGAGGTTAGCCTAAGATTTAAGTCTTTGTTTTCTTTTAAAGGAAGTTCACCGAAGATGAAAGTCTCAACATCGTCTAAAGACAAGGATGTCGTTGTTTATGATTTCGACAAAATGAATGTGGATAAGAAGAATGTAATGGGATTGTTTAATTCGATGGTAAGTGATTTCACGAATAAAAGAATCCCACTGAATCTGCAACTTCTCGATAGTATCACACGCATTACACTGGAAAAGCATAACATCAATCCGGAGTTCTCGATATGTCTGGATAATAAACAATCCGGAAAAAGAATATTTTCTACAAAGACATTCAATGCAGATATTAATTCCCGGTTTGTTATCACATCCAAGCTTCATCCGTTGGCCTATGACCAGCAGCAATCCTTACAGCTGATACTCCTCAATCCATTATCCAACATTATTAAGCGAATGGGATTATTGCTTGCAGGATCAATATTGCTTGCCTTGCTGTGTCTTTATGGTATATGGTTCTTATTTCGCACCCTGGCCTATCAGAAACAGTTGAATGCCATGAAGAATGACTTTTTCGGTCACACTGCTCATGAATTGAAACGACCGGTAGCCCATTTGATGATGGCTTTGGAAGCTCTGTCAAGACCCTCTATTGATGAAAATAAGTTGAAGAAGGAACGTTATCTGGCAATCTCCAAAGAGGCTACGAGGGATATGTCAGAGAAAATAGCCATGATTATGACGTTGTCGATGGCTGAAGAAGGGATGTTTCGGCTAAACTATAGTGAGTTTGACCTGAATGAAGTCATAGAGGTATTAAAAGAGAAATTTACGGCTGTAGCTGAGAAGTGTGTAAGCATATATGTGCAGAATATTGAAGAGAAGACAATGATCAGCGCCGATAAAGAACATTTGACTCAAAGCATTGCCAACCTGATTGATAATGCCATAAAATATTCGAATGACTCCGTCCATATTACAATCTCAGTGCAGAGTAAGGGCAAGGATCTGATCCTGTGTGTCAAAGATAATGGTATCGGTATTGCCCAGGATAAAATAAGCAGTGTTTTCCAGAAATATACCCGGCTTAATACTGTAGAAGGTTCTCCTGCCGGATTTGGGATAGGATTGAGCTACGTAAAAACCGTGATAGAAAAACATGCAGGACGAATCGAAGTAATTAGCGAACTGGCCAAAGGAAGTGAGTTCAAGATTCAGATGCCGGTTTTAAGCTAA
- a CDS encoding T9SS type A sorting domain-containing protein: MKATFELFLVRGLLRLISAIGKCASKSFSSKSASMLIFLVGTMAVQTAVAEELVKSVRLQVAAGSYTDELYVGFFSSASDGYDAYDSEKMDNGPTYPAIWTYADGVRLVINGLSPYTGNKQITVGFQAGQTGSFSIKATEILNFAQGTTVLLTDNKTGISQDLALNPVYYFMSNAETSNRFTLTISTKTATDTSTTTTTITTPSIPVDTTTSNTPIGPSENSSVPTNIDSVNIASNIPFTAVPSNGGSILVTLKDLTLKGASISLYTMYGKHITKTAAKDVETIVGSNLKEGIYIVEVKSKNNRWSQKVSIK, translated from the coding sequence ATGAAAGCGACTTTTGAATTGTTTTTAGTGAGAGGATTATTGCGCTTAATAAGTGCAATTGGAAAATGTGCATCGAAGTCTTTTTCTTCGAAATCGGCATCAATGCTAATCTTTTTAGTTGGCACTATGGCTGTCCAGACAGCCGTTGCTGAGGAGCTCGTGAAATCTGTCCGGTTACAGGTTGCAGCAGGAAGTTATACTGATGAACTTTATGTTGGTTTCTTCTCAAGTGCCAGTGACGGGTATGATGCCTATGATTCAGAGAAAATGGATAATGGACCCACTTATCCTGCGATATGGACTTACGCCGATGGTGTCAGACTTGTCATTAATGGGTTATCGCCCTACACCGGGAATAAACAAATCACCGTTGGATTTCAGGCTGGACAAACAGGATCATTTAGTATTAAAGCTACGGAGATTCTGAACTTCGCCCAGGGGACAACGGTTCTTCTGACAGATAACAAAACTGGAATTTCACAGGATTTAGCCCTTAATCCGGTTTATTATTTTATGTCAAATGCCGAAACATCCAATCGCTTTACGTTGACAATATCTACAAAAACAGCTACAGATACTTCTACAACAACGACGACTATAACAACGCCATCTATCCCAGTAGATACAACAACGTCAAATACACCTATCGGGCCGTCAGAAAACAGTTCGGTTCCTACAAATATTGACTCTGTCAATATAGCTTCAAACATACCATTCACAGCAGTGCCCTCAAATGGCGGTTCAATTCTTGTTACACTTAAGGATTTGACTTTAAAAGGAGCATCTATTTCATTATACACTATGTACGGCAAACATATCACTAAGACTGCAGCAAAAGACGTGGAAACGATTGTAGGATCTAACCTCAAGGAAGGAATTTATATTGTGGAGGTCAAATCAAAAAATAATCGTTGGTCCCAGAAAGTTTCCATCAAATAG
- a CDS encoding HlyD family secretion protein — protein sequence MENKIFPPEIIQFTAEHHFAKNHSQSKVIYLTLVISLFAFIFASPFIAVDLSSQSQGIIRTPNENNKIQAAVYGEVSQVNFYENKNVRKGDTLLTMRTDKLDEQIVANQAKKTDNEHNISDINLLLTGKTPSGYRYLGEGNEYMSKAKELETQILYAEKELKRTESLYRKNIVSEEEYLQVKNKYETALKQKEFSQNEYRIRWQTDKKRLELENIDLASGINQLFKEKRNYTIIAPAEGAIIQCDGVQPGSFITPGQTIGYLSQSNLLIAECYITPSDIGFIHVGQEVSIRFDAFNYREWGMIRGKVTGISNDIVTMNNQPVFKVRCELQKYQLTLKNGYQGRIKKGMTITGQFYLTQRTLAQLLFDKVDNWMNPKLSQ from the coding sequence ATGGAAAATAAAATATTCCCACCTGAGATTATCCAATTCACTGCGGAACATCATTTCGCCAAGAATCATTCCCAAAGCAAAGTTATCTACCTCACATTGGTTATTTCTCTTTTCGCTTTTATCTTTGCCTCCCCATTCATTGCTGTTGATCTTTCTTCCCAAAGTCAGGGCATTATCCGTACGCCTAATGAAAATAACAAGATTCAGGCTGCCGTTTACGGAGAAGTCAGTCAGGTAAACTTCTATGAAAATAAAAACGTCAGAAAGGGAGATACACTGCTAACGATGCGTACTGATAAATTAGATGAACAGATTGTGGCCAATCAGGCAAAGAAAACAGACAACGAACACAACATTTCAGATATAAATCTGCTGTTAACCGGAAAAACACCTTCAGGATACCGTTATCTGGGTGAAGGCAATGAATACATGTCAAAAGCAAAAGAGCTGGAGACTCAAATCCTTTATGCAGAAAAAGAGCTAAAACGGACAGAAAGCCTGTATCGGAAAAATATTGTATCCGAAGAAGAATATCTACAGGTAAAAAATAAATACGAAACAGCTCTGAAGCAAAAGGAATTCTCTCAAAATGAATACCGGATTCGCTGGCAAACGGACAAAAAACGTTTAGAGCTGGAGAATATTGATCTTGCATCAGGAATAAATCAACTTTTTAAAGAGAAAAGAAACTATACAATCATTGCTCCGGCTGAAGGTGCCATTATACAATGCGACGGGGTACAACCCGGTAGTTTTATTACTCCGGGGCAAACTATCGGATATTTATCACAAAGCAACCTACTCATTGCCGAATGCTACATTACCCCTTCAGACATCGGATTCATCCATGTCGGGCAAGAGGTCTCCATCCGTTTCGATGCTTTTAATTACCGGGAATGGGGAATGATCAGAGGGAAAGTGACCGGAATATCCAACGATATTGTAACGATGAATAATCAGCCTGTTTTTAAGGTTAGATGTGAGCTTCAGAAATACCAGCTTACACTGAAAAACGGATATCAGGGAAGAATCAAAAAAGGGATGACTATCACCGGGCAATTCTACCTAACCCAAAGAACACTGGCTCAGCTACTTTTTGACAAAGTGGACAACTGGATGAATCCCAAACTCTCCCAATGA
- a CDS encoding purine-nucleoside phosphorylase, which produces MLEIIEESASYLRSIIRSKPETAIILGSGLGELVDHIEDKQEISYEEIPNFPVSTVEGHSGKLILGKLGGKEILAMQGRFHYYEGYNMKKVTFPVRVMKALGIKNLFVSNAAGGMNPDFVVGDVMIITDHINLFPEHPLRGKNFSELGPRFPDMSDAYSKEFIRMAEKTAAENHILIQKGVYVGTQGPTYETPAEYKYFRVTGGDAVGMSTVPEVIVARHCGMNVFAVSVITDMWYEGNPVKVSHEEVIEAANSAQPKMTLIMTELLKQLQ; this is translated from the coding sequence ATGTTAGAAATAATCGAAGAAAGCGCTAGTTACCTACGGAGCATCATCCGTTCAAAACCGGAAACCGCTATTATTCTCGGCTCTGGTCTGGGCGAACTGGTTGATCATATCGAAGATAAACAAGAAATCTCGTACGAAGAGATTCCCAATTTCCCCGTTTCAACCGTAGAAGGACACAGCGGCAAACTGATACTGGGGAAACTCGGAGGGAAGGAAATCCTGGCCATGCAGGGACGCTTCCACTACTACGAAGGTTACAACATGAAGAAGGTGACTTTCCCGGTGCGGGTGATGAAAGCGTTAGGCATTAAGAATCTCTTTGTGTCCAATGCTGCCGGAGGAATGAATCCAGATTTTGTAGTGGGCGATGTAATGATAATCACCGACCACATCAACCTCTTCCCGGAACATCCGCTGAGAGGTAAAAACTTCAGCGAACTTGGCCCGCGTTTCCCGGATATGAGCGATGCCTATTCGAAGGAATTTATCCGGATGGCGGAAAAGACAGCAGCCGAGAACCACATCCTGATTCAAAAAGGGGTTTACGTGGGCACACAAGGCCCTACCTACGAGACACCCGCCGAATATAAATATTTCCGCGTTACAGGAGGCGATGCCGTGGGAATGTCCACCGTACCGGAAGTGATTGTAGCCCGTCACTGCGGTATGAATGTATTTGCCGTGTCCGTGATTACCGATATGTGGTACGAAGGAAATCCGGTGAAGGTTTCGCACGAAGAGGTCATCGAAGCGGCCAACAGCGCCCAACCGAAGATGACCCTTATCATGACTGAATTATTAAAACAACTGCAATAG